ATAATAATTTGGGAAGCAACACTGTTGCTGACGTAAATCCTATGGGATCAAACACTTTCTGAGTTAATGATAGAATTTCTCTCTTAGTGACCACTAAATTGTCAACATCAATTTCCAAAAAACCTGGATTAAGAGTTAGAACATCTTGGTCGGGATGCCAAATTAAACCAAGTACAGGGCAGGGAACAgtttctttttctaaattacGAATTCTCGTGTGCTCCCACCCTCTCAATTCGAATTGTCCTTCTGCCATGATTGCCACAGACTCGCGAATAAAGATAGCTAAAGTGTCACCATCTGGCACACTTGTGACACAATTGTCCACATAAAAGCTGTGCCGTAATCTCTCAATAGTGTCTCGTGAATAAGAACTGCTTCTGTCACCTTTTCTGAGGAATTGCTCAAGATGATACTCTAATGTCACACCTAATAGAAAAGGACTGCTATTCACTCCAAATACAACTCTCCTGAATCTAAAAACAACCTCATTGTGCTGATCATCTTCCCACAGGAACCTTAAAAAATCACGATCATTTTCATGCACGCTGATTTGCAGAAAAGCTTTGCGGATGTCCGCTATAACTCCTAGTTTATATTCTCGAAATCTTAAAAGCAGCGACGGTATCAACTCCACAAGATTCAAACCCTTTTCTAGACAATTGTTAAGTGACGGTTTGTTCTTCTCATGCGCAGATGCATCAAATACCGGTCGCAACTTTGTGGTCATACTGCTGTCTTTGATTACTACCCGGTGCGGAAGGTAATGACCTTTATTAACGTGCACTTCCGGGTTAATCCGTTCGATAATTTTCTCTGCTTCCCACTCTTTAAACACTTGGTCACACTGTTGAAAAAGTCCATCTCGTCTTAGTTTGGTAATATTGGACTTCAATCTCTTTTGAGCCAGACAGTAATTAGAAGGGAGGGGAGGGTGTCCATCAACCCACGGTAATCTAACCTCATATCGCCCTTCATCGTTGATGCGAACTGTTTCAAGAAATAGCTGCTTAGCTGCCATCGCCATTTCTTCTTTAGTTCTCTGCTCCGTTGGCTCCTTAATACCGAGAGTATCCAGTTCCCAAAGTTGTTCTATAGAGGCATCCTTCACAAAGAGATTTAGAGTTGTCATAGCAGCACCTATATTTCTCTTCACATTAGTTACAACCTTTCCTATGACAGTCCATCCCAACCTAGTCTCAATCGCCATCAGACCACAAGACAAAGACTTTTGATTTCCCGTATACAAAATACCAGCTACATCTGCTCCTAACAATAGCTCTATGGGCCCGGCATCTTGGGAATCGGAAAGTTGAATACCTAGGTCTGCCAGTTCATCTGACCATTGACCACTAAATATTGGAGGTATATTACTGCATATAATAGGCTGATCCAGAGCCTCCATGGAAAACACAAAGTTTTCACCACTTAACGTAATATCATAGCATTGATGGTCATAACCTGCCTCTCTACCTCCAAATAAACAATGAATCACCTTTTCAGAGCGCTTGGATTTATATTCGAGTTGAGCAGCTGTTGACTTCAAAATATAACTCCTCTGGGAACCACTATCCACTAACGCCCTCACTGACTTGTACCCATTTAAACCTTTTAGTTGGACTCGAAGGGTTTGCAAAAATACATAAGTGTTAGTGTAATTCGCCAACGTCTGATCACGTACAACAGTTCTCTCTTCTCGAACGTCACTGCTTTGACCACCATTATAGCATTTTTCCTGTTTGGAAGCGACTTGATTGACTGACAGACTAGGACACATCAAAACAAGGTGGGATTTTTCACAAACAACACAATTGAAACGCCCTCTACACCTTCGAGATTGATGACCCACTTTCAAGCAACGGAAGCAAGCTTTCTTACtggacaaaatatttttcttttcctctAGTGACATTTTATTGGCTTTGAAGCAAGAGGCACTTTCATGAGATCCGCCACAAAAAATACAACTGGCAGCATCGCAATTTACAAGACCCGCGGCAGTGGAAACTATGTCACCTCTAACAgactttcttttcttaaaattatcgTCATTAGAACACAATCTGACATCTGACATATGTTCCGTCAAACCAAAACCGTCTGCGGCCAAACTAATCCTCTGTTCATTCTCCACCTCACTACTGAGGAATTTCATTAGACCTTTTAACCTCAACTCTAACACAGAACCACCAGGATCATCAGGGACATCACTTGGAACACTGGTTACTGAAAAGGGTGAACGCTGCCAAACTCGAAGCAACTCTGGAGGTAAACATGACTCAATCAACGGAAAAAGTAAAGCTGAACAACTTTCCGTTGTAATACCCAAAGTCTCGAGTGCCCGCAATTGTGTCTCAATTTTATCATGGAGCATAGTAATATCCACCTTTTGTTTTCCAGTAGCGCTacccaaaattaatttaagaagttCCCTGATATAGACCTCAATCTGCATGTCTTTATTGCCGAACCTACTTTGCAtacaatcaataattttgacataattCTCGCTTACAACTGGAAAACTTTCAACAAGCTGTCTTGCTCGACTTCCTGGGATTGTCGTCTGCCACAAATACTCGGTTTTGTCATGGTCATCAATGTCAGAGTCACTATGGATTTTCTGGAACTGGCTCCAGAAAGACAACCACCCCTGAACACTACCATCATAAGGTTTTAACTCGATGCGAGGTAATTTAAACTTTCGCTTACCTTGACTTTCTCCTGTCATCGAATTTACACTAGGCACAATACGGGTACTAGACTCTAAATCGGCATCCACGAAAAGTTTTTCACACCTTAGGTTCAGTTCACAAAACCGTTTGATATACATATCACAACTGTCCACCTCGGTAGAAAGTTCATCTTCCGATGCGTCCTCcaataaactcttaaaaatcGCACTATCCCGCACTTTCAAATCTTCTGCTTTCGGTTTTAAAGTCTCCCATAAAACACGAATAGCCTCATTATTTTCCTCCGAACGGGG
The sequence above is a segment of the Anthonomus grandis grandis chromosome 12, icAntGran1.3, whole genome shotgun sequence genome. Coding sequences within it:
- the LOC126743324 gene encoding uncharacterized protein LOC126743324 gives rise to the protein MDQELEAQKKARKVYRGSFTRTANELANLLDGPRSEENNEAIRVLWETLKPKAEDLKVRDSAIFKSLLEDASEDELSTEVDSCDMYIKRFCELNLRCEKLFVDADLESSTRIVPSVNSMTGESQGKRKFKLPRIELKPYDGSVQGWLSFWSQFQKIHSDSDIDDHDKTEYLWQTTIPGSRARQLVESFPVVSENYVKIIDCMQSRFGNKDMQIEVYIRELLKLILGSATGKQKVDITMLHDKIETQLRALETLGITTESCSALLFPLIESCLPPELLRVWQRSPFSVTSVPSDVPDDPGGSVLELRLKGLMKFLSSEVENEQRISLAADGFGLTEHMSDVRLCSNDDNFKKRKSVRGDIVSTAAGLVNCDAASCIFCGGSHESASCFKANKMSLEEKKNILSSKKACFRCLKVGHQSRRCRGRFNCVVCEKSHLVLMCPSLSVNQVASKQEKCYNGGQSSDVREERTVVRDQTLANYTNTYVFLQTLRVQLKGLNGYKSVRALVDSGSQRSYILKSTAAQLEYKSKRSEKVIHCLFGGREAGYDHQCYDITLSGENFVFSMEALDQPIICSNIPPIFSGQWSDELADLGIQLSDSQDAGPIELLLGADVAGILYTGNQKSLSCGLMAIETRLGWTVIGKVVTNVKRNIGAAMTTLNLFVKDASIEQLWELDTLGIKEPTEQRTKEEMAMAAKQLFLETVRINDEGRYEVRLPWVDGHPPLPSNYCLAQKRLKSNITKLRRDGLFQQCDQVFKEWEAEKIIERINPEVHVNKGHYLPHRVVIKDSSMTTKLRPVFDASAHEKNKPSLNNCLEKGLNLVELIPSLLLRFREYKLGVIADIRKAFLQISVHENDRDFLRFLWEDDQHNEVVFRFRRVVFGVNSSPFLLGVTLEYHLEQFLRKGDRSSSYSRDTIERLRHSFYVDNCVTSVPDGDTLAIFIRESVAIMAEGQFELRGWEHTRIRNLEKETVPCPVLGLIWHPDQDVLTLNPGFLEIDVDNLVVTKREILSLTQKVFDPIGFTSATVLLPKLLLQKLWVKQLTWDETVDEEYAQVFKRWLRELPYLMQIRIARWTLTGGSNIQDVSIHTFCDASKDSYACAIFLRVVVHQNVFLLASKARVSPLKKMTIPRLELLAAVIGARLFKNVRENLNTTANCYFWSDSSTVISWIQRKDQWGTFVWNRVMEIRKLTIAEHWRHIPGACNPADLPSRGCFPKQLFEAKWWEGPTWLYQEPDQWPLENPNYNEKEILQERRKQLVLALADLNIQSE